The Nicotiana tabacum cultivar K326 chromosome 14, ASM71507v2, whole genome shotgun sequence genome contains a region encoding:
- the LOC107773947 gene encoding E3 ubiquitin-protein ligase RSL1 isoform X1, producing MEVATTSAVKIIDIVEDNDDNDDISVIYETPKTSNGKGIKISEKYLEKRDVELEIVASFCSKPSSNGTKKVFIDLSREYPDDEIQILGSQNLRKCSKGCSNSKSIDIDDDQDDIFTCDICVDEKTTSEMFKIMGCTHSYCKECMAKYVASKIQENISQISCPVSGCNGLLEPYYCRSILPKEVFDRWGDALCEKMILGSQKFYCPFKDCSALLIDESEGGNFVITQSECPECRRLFCAKCKVAWHSGIVCEEFEKLNKDEREREDIQLMQLAKGQEWQRCPKCRMYVARSDGCAQMLCRCGCYFCYKCGAESTNHFCSHCGKLDGL from the exons ATGGAAGTGGCAACTACTTCGGCCGTGAAAATAATAGATATAGTCGAAGATAACGACGACAATGATGATATTTCAGTGATATATGAAACCCCAAAAACTTCAAATGGTAAAGGAATCAAGATTAGTGAAAAATACTTAGAGAAAAGAGACGTCGAACTTGAGATTGTAGCATCTTTTTGTTCAAAACCTAGCAGCAATGGAACTAAAAAGGTCTTTATTGATCTATCCAGAGAATATCCAGATGATGAGATTCAAATTTTGGGTAGTCAAAATTTACGAAAATGTTCAAAAGGGTGTTCAAATTCGAAGTCTATTGATATAGATGATGACCAAGATGACATTTTTACCTGTGATATTTGCGTTGACGAAAAGACAACGAGTGAAATGTTCAAAATAATGGGATGCACTCATTCTTATTGCAAAGAATGCATGGCTAAGTATGTTGCCTCAAAAATTCAAGAGAATATTTCTCAAATTTCATGTCCTGTTTCGGGGTGTAACGGGCTATTAGAGCCGTACTATTGTCGTTCAATTTTGCCTAAAGAAGTGTTTGATAGATGGGGTGACGCGTTATGTGAGAAAATGATTTTGGGGTCCCAGAAATTTTATTGTCCGTTTAAGGATTGTTCCGCGCTTTTGATTGATGAAAGCGAGGGTGGAAATTTTGTTATAACTCAATCGGAATGTCCAGAATGTAGGAGGTTGTTTTGTGCTAAGTGTAAAGTTGCTTGGCATTCGGGGATTGTGTGtgaagaatttgagaagttgaaCAAAGATGAAAGGGAAAGAGAAGATATACAACTTATGCAACTTGCTAAAGGGCAAGAATGGCAGAGATGTCCGAAGTGTAGGATGTATGTGGCAAGGTCTGATGGTTGTGCCCAAATGCTTTGCAG GTGTGGCTGTTActtttgttacaaatgtggagctgagtcaacaaatcatttTTGCAGTCACTGTG GTAAATTGGACGGATTGTAG
- the LOC107826196 gene encoding pectinesterase inhibitor-like, with product MAFSLNKQFLLTIIVLQGIYEAHASSKYSISLICSKAPNPSLCLLAYNSDPRSANADLRGLCQIAIDFSEKSARQTLDLVNQLLESAKGVLETRLQACAFHYLNCANLFNQTGKILQSGDFRKTVDGGNGALAESANCDAAFIGSPPKEPVEVRQFSVLVQQLGAVVVLTATFLDH from the coding sequence ATGGCATTTTCACTTAACAAACAATTTTTATTGACAATTATAGTTCTGCAAGGCATATACGAGGCACATGCAAGTAGCAAATATTCAATCTCTTTGATATGTTCAAAGGCACCAAATCCTTCTTTATGCCTACTAGCTTATAACTCAGATCCGCGTTCTGCAAACGCGGATCTTCGTGGTCTATGCCAAATTGCCATAGACTTTTCAGAGAAGAGCGCTAGACAGACGTTGGATTTGGTTAATCAACTCTTGGAAAGTGCCAAAGGGGTCTTGGAAACGAGGTTACAAGCGTGCGCGTTCCACTATTTGAACTGCGCAAATTTGTTCAACCAAACTGGAAAAATTTTACAGTCTGGAGATTTTAGAAAGACCGTGGATGGTGGTAATGGGGCGTTGGCGGAAAGTGCTAATTGTGACGCGGCGTTTATAGGCTCACCGCCTAAGGAACCGGTCGAGGTTCGACAGTTTAGCGTGTTAGTGCAACAATTGGGTGCTGTTGTTGTTCTTACTGCTACATTCTTAGACCACTAG
- the LOC107773947 gene encoding E3 ubiquitin-protein ligase RSL1 isoform X2, whose protein sequence is MEVATTSAVKIIDIVEDNDDNDDISVIYETPKTSNGKGIKISEKYLEKRDVELEIVASFCSKPSSNGTKKVFIDLSREYPDDEIQILGSQNLRKCSKGCSNSKSIDIDDDQDDIFTCDICVDEKTTSEMFKIMGCTHSYCKECMAKYVASKIQENISQISCPVSGCNGLLEPYYCRSILPKEVFDRWGDALCEKMILGSQKFYCPFKDCSALLIDESEGGNFVITQSECPECRRLFCAKCKVAWHSGIVCEEFEKLNKDEREREDIQLMQLAKGQEWQRCPKCRMYVARSDGCAQMLCRCGCYFCYKCGAESTNHFCSHCGT, encoded by the exons ATGGAAGTGGCAACTACTTCGGCCGTGAAAATAATAGATATAGTCGAAGATAACGACGACAATGATGATATTTCAGTGATATATGAAACCCCAAAAACTTCAAATGGTAAAGGAATCAAGATTAGTGAAAAATACTTAGAGAAAAGAGACGTCGAACTTGAGATTGTAGCATCTTTTTGTTCAAAACCTAGCAGCAATGGAACTAAAAAGGTCTTTATTGATCTATCCAGAGAATATCCAGATGATGAGATTCAAATTTTGGGTAGTCAAAATTTACGAAAATGTTCAAAAGGGTGTTCAAATTCGAAGTCTATTGATATAGATGATGACCAAGATGACATTTTTACCTGTGATATTTGCGTTGACGAAAAGACAACGAGTGAAATGTTCAAAATAATGGGATGCACTCATTCTTATTGCAAAGAATGCATGGCTAAGTATGTTGCCTCAAAAATTCAAGAGAATATTTCTCAAATTTCATGTCCTGTTTCGGGGTGTAACGGGCTATTAGAGCCGTACTATTGTCGTTCAATTTTGCCTAAAGAAGTGTTTGATAGATGGGGTGACGCGTTATGTGAGAAAATGATTTTGGGGTCCCAGAAATTTTATTGTCCGTTTAAGGATTGTTCCGCGCTTTTGATTGATGAAAGCGAGGGTGGAAATTTTGTTATAACTCAATCGGAATGTCCAGAATGTAGGAGGTTGTTTTGTGCTAAGTGTAAAGTTGCTTGGCATTCGGGGATTGTGTGtgaagaatttgagaagttgaaCAAAGATGAAAGGGAAAGAGAAGATATACAACTTATGCAACTTGCTAAAGGGCAAGAATGGCAGAGATGTCCGAAGTGTAGGATGTATGTGGCAAGGTCTGATGGTTGTGCCCAAATGCTTTGCAG GTGTGGCTGTTActtttgttacaaatgtggagctgagtcaacaaatcatttTTGCAGTCACTGTGGTACATAA